DNA sequence from the Poecile atricapillus isolate bPoeAtr1 chromosome 4, bPoeAtr1.hap1, whole genome shotgun sequence genome:
CATCCCCCGTGCCCTGTTCCCCGTCCTCCCTTCCGTCCCCGTTCCCGGTCTCCATTCCCGGCTCCCATTCCctctcccggtgtcccccgccCTCCCGTTCTCACCAGTCGGTCCCAGCCCGGGGGTTCCCCACGTCCTCCCGCGCCGCCAGCAGCGCCAGCCGGTACCgctccagccccggccccgccatCCCGATCCCGGGgccgatcccgatcccgggccGATCCCGGGaccgccaccgccgccgccctgggcccgcccctcccccgccACCCCCCCGGCACTTTCCACCGCCCACGGGCGGcaccgggcggggcgggggcgggagCGGCCGGGAGGCACCGGCGGCGCTGGGAGCGCTGGGACGCGGGTGCCGGGCCTGGGTCCCGTACCGGGATGAGGATCCTGTACCGGATGAGGATCCCGTGCTGGATGAGGATCCCGTACCGGGATGAGGATCCCGTGCCGGGATGAGGATCCCGTGCCGGGCCTGGGTCCCGTACTGGGATGAGGATCCTGTACCGGGATGTGGATCCTGTGCCGGGATGTGGATCCCGAACCGGGATGAGGGCGCTGTGCCAGGTTCCCATTCCGGGCTGAATGCGGGTTCCAGGATCCCACACTGGAATGCGTGTGGAGGTCCCGGGGTCCCGCAGCAGGACGTGAATGTCACACCAGGATGTGGGACAGGTCCCAGGGGCCCGCGCTGGGACCCGCGCCCGGGTCCGGCACCGGAATGAGGCTGCGGTGCCaggatcccagcccaggatgaGGAATCCCAGACTGGGATGTGGGTCCCTGTTCCAAAGATCCCAGACTGGGATGTGGGTCCCTGTTCCAGGGATCCCAGACTGGGATTTGGGTCCCTGTTCCAGGGATCCCAGACTGGGATGTgggtgctgtgccagggatCCCAGACTGGGATGTGGGTCCCTGTTCCAGGGATCCCAGACTGGGATTTGGGTCCCTGTTCCAGAGATCCCAGACTGGAATGTgggtgctgtgccaggggatCCCAGACTGGGATGTGGGTGCTGTTCCAGGGATCCCAGTCTGGGATGTgggtgctgtgccagggatCCCAGACTGGGATGTGGGTGCTGTGCCAGGATCTTGTGCCAGGATGAGGATCCCAGACTGGAATGTGGGCGCTGGGCTGGGATCGGGGTGCTGTGCCAGGACCAAGGAGGGGGTGTGTCCCCCCTTCCCTCTTTCATCCGCCCTGtcctccccccctccctggAGCCTCTCCCACCATTCCCTTTTTTcaccaggattttggggggctggaGGAGCCACCCCAGGCCATGAAGGGGTGGCAGGGCCCTCTTGGGGACATTCCCAGCCCAGCGCCTGGCCCTGCCGGCCCCGCACGGCTCCTGTCCCAAAGCCTCTCCCATCGTTCCCTTATTTGGGCACCGCgactgaaaaatcccaaatccccagggaggaaaaaaatgctggaaaatggGATCTTGTTCCCGGCAAGAGGCCCAGGCCGGTGTGCAGCGAGCCCCGTCacccctgtcccagggtccccgcTGTGACTGCTGTGGCTGCcgttactggtgtcactggtttCACTGGTGTTACTTtttactggtgtcactggtgtcattgctgtcactgctgtcactggtttagctggtgttactggtgtcactggtttTACTGGTGTCACCGGTTTCACTGGTGTGTGCCACTACTGTAACTGGTGCCGTTAGTGCCACTGGCGCCActggtgtccctgctgtcactgctgtcactggtTTAGCTGGCGTAACTGGTGTCACTGGTTTTACTGGTGTGTGTCACTGCTGGAACTGGTGCCGTTAGTGCCACTGGCACCACTGGCGCCACTGGTGCCACTGATGTCGCTGCTGTCAccgctgtcactgctgtcactgctgtcacaggTGTCTCTGCTGCCACCGCTGTCACAGGTGTCTCTGCTGCCACCGCTGTCACAGGTATCGCTGGTGTCATTGCTGTCACAGGTGTCgctggtgtcactgctgtcacaggTGTCGCTGCTGTCACCGCTGTCACAGGTGTCGCTGCTGTCACCGCTGTCACCGCTGTCGCTGCTGTCAccgctgtcactgctgtcattGCTGTCACCGCTGTCCCAGGTATCGCTGCTGTCGCTGCTGTCGCGACCCcagccccctctccccccaTGGGTGTGGCCTCACAGGGGGCGTGTCCCGTGTCCCCGCCCATGGGCGTGTCCTTTCCCCGCGGGGTGGGCGTGGCCCGGGGGGGCCGTGCCGTCACGTGGCGGTgtggcgccccctggcggcgctCCTTTGTCcgcgcgcggggcggggcggagGGGGCGTGGCCCGGCGGGCGGTGCCGCGCGGGATTGGCGGGGCGGGGCGAGGCGGGGCGGGGCGTGCCGCGGaggcgcgcgctgattggctgCAGGGCggggtggggcggggcgggcggggcgggggtcGGTAACGGGCCGGGTCCGGGCGGGGGGCGCTGAGCGGGGCCGCTCCGCTGCCCGGGGCCCCCCGCGCCCCCATGGACCCCGACGTGGACTACGAGCGCCCCAACGTCGAGACCATCAAGTGCGTCGTGGTGGGCGACAACGCGGTGGGCAAGACGCGGCTGATCTGCGCCCGCGCCTGCAACGCCACGCTGAGCCAGTACCGGCTGCTGGCCACACACGTGCCCACCGTGTGGGCCATCGACCAGTACCGCGTCTGCCAGGAGGTGAGGCCGGGGGACACCGCCAGGCACCGCCGGACACCGAGCGGGGGAGCAGCGGGAGGGGCGTtaccgggggacaccgggtaCCGGGCATcgccggggcggggggggggaacGATAGGGGGTACCGAGCACCGGGGGACGCCCGGTACCGAGAGGGTCACCGAGAGGGTAGCGGGGGCACCCCGGGGTGGTACCGGTGGTTCCGGGCAGGGCGGTCGGTGATggtgccggtgccggtaccGGCAGGTGCTGGAGCGCTCCCGGGATGTGGTGGACGAGGTCAGCGTCTCCCTGCGCCTCTGGGACACCTTCGGGGACCACCACAAGGACCGGCGCTTCGCCTATGGCAGGTGGGACCGCGACCCGCCGCCGGAGACCCcaccccctcccacccccccccGACCCCCGCCACCGgcacccccgagacccccgcCCGCCACCCCGGCTTCTGTCACGGGCAGCCCAGcccccaccagcagcaccccgaccgccagccctgcccatcccgGGATGCACAGAGCCAGAGGAGCCCCTTGGGCTCCTGCCAGCGCCCGGAGAGCGGCTCTGGCGCCCCGAACCCTCGGGGAGGGGCTGGACCGCCCCCATCCCCCTCCGGAGACAGCTCTGGGGGCTCCCTGGCCCCAACACTgcaccccccaaacccccgcCCCAGCAGGGACCCGGCCGCTCCTCCGGAGCTGTGGGTGGGGGGCGGCTCCAGGGGGGCTCTTGTGGTACGAGAACCCTTCCCGGGGGCGCTGGAGGGGCCCCCCCAGACTTCCCGTGGCCCTCCGGTTGTAAACAGCCGGTCCCCGTGGCCGCCGGCACGTCCGGGCTCTTATCGCCGCCGCCCCACGCCAGCACCTCTAATCTCCCCGGGGCACGGCGGGGCCCGCGGGTGGGGAgccccccggggctgggggggctggggtggcGGGGTCCGCGTGGCCCCGGGGCTGGCCGGGGGCCCCCGGAGGGCCGGTGGTGGCTATCTTGGTCTGGGACACGGGCCCGGCTCCAGCGGCGCCTCCCGGTCACGTCCCGTCCCGGCGAGGACTAAAAACAACCCGGGCCCGGGGCCACGCGGCTGCTCCGGGGATTTGGGGGTACTGGcaccccccccgtgtcccctggcACCCCCCTCGTGTCCCCTGGCACCCCCCTTGTGTCTCCTAGCACCCCCTTGTGTCTCCTAGCACCCCCTTGTGTCCCCTGGCACCCCCCTTGTGTCCCCTGGCACCCACTTTGTGTCCCCTGGCACCCCCTTGTGTCCCCTGGCACCCCCTCGTGTCCCCTGGCACCCCCCCCGTGTCCTCTGGCACCCCCCCCGTGTCCTCTGGCacccccccccgtgtcccctggcACCCCCTCGTGTCCCCTGGCACCCCCCTTGTGTCCCCTGGCACCCCCTGAGCCagggccggggacagcaggggacagcaggcgTGGTCTGTCCctggtgctgggtgctggcacCCACCCAGCcacccccctgggaccccccaaggGTGCTCAGGGGCTGGGACCGCACGGTGCCGAGCCGAGCTGGGGCAGCCGTGACTTGGCCGACGGTGGTGGCCCGAAGCCAGGTCCCGTTgggtccctcctgtcccctgtccctgcctctgTCATGGGGCTCCCGGAGGTCATGGCGTTCCCAGAGGGTCGTGTGGCTGCCGGGGATCTGTGGGATTCCCATGGCCGTGGTGCTCCCAGGGAGTGCTGAGGctcctggggggtcccaggcAGGGGACAATGTCCTGGGACTGAGCAGGGCGTGTTTGGGGACACCGAGTGACAGCGGGTGGCACCGGGGCAGCGctgccctctcctcctcctcctcctccccccagaTCAGACGTGGTGGTGCTGTGCTTCTCTCTGGCGAACCCCAACTCGCTGAGGCACGTGAAGACCATGTGGTACCCCGAGATCAAACACTTCTGTCCCCGCACCCCCATCGTGCTGGTGGGCTGCCAGCTGGACCTGCGCTACGCCGACCTGGACGCCGTCAACCGCGCGCGCCGGCCGCTGGCCAAGTGAGCCCTCAGAGTGtcaccccccagccccacggcgacagggacaccccagtgTGTCACCGCCAGTCCCATTAAAATGGGGACCCCCAGTTTTGCCACCACCAGGTTGTTGCCTCGTGtcccccctgacccctgtggGTCCCCCTGTGGGTCAGGGTCTTCTGGCAGCACTTTTGGGGTAAAACCCCTGCCCTTTTCAGCACTCCTGGGCTTGGGCCTCTTCTCCAGGCCCCCCTGGATAAGGAGGGGCCACCCTCCCGTCAccccctgggctggggatgaGACCTGCCAGCATCCTTGGAACGAGCCCTGGAcaccctcctcatccccccGCCCTGTCCGTGCCCCTCCAGGCCCATCAAGCCCTCGGACATCCTGCCACCGGAGCGGGGCCACGAGGTGgcccaggagctgggggtgccgTACTACGAGACCAGCGTGGTGGCCCAGTTCGGGGTCAAGGACGTGTTTGACAACGCCATCCGCGCCGCGCTCGTGTCCCGCCGCCACCTGCAGTTCTGGAAGTCCCACCTGCGCAAGATGCAGCGCCCGCTGCTGCAGGCGCCGTTCCtgccccccaaacctcccccaccCCTCATCCAGGTGCCCGACGCTCCCCCCGGCCTCGGGGGGGGCCCGGCCGCGCTGTTCCGAGCCCCGCTCTGCGCCGACGTCgtcttccagctgcagggcgGCCACCGCGTCTTCGCGCACCGCGTCTACCTGGCCACCGCCTGCTCGCGCTTCTACGACCTCTTCACGCTGGAGGGGCCCCCCGAGACCCTCAGCGAAGGGGACGGGGGGACCCGTGACTTGTCATCGTGGGGCCGCGGCTTCCTGAGCCTGCGCTGGGAGCTGGTGGCCGACCCGGtggcggggcgggagcggcggaTGGCGGCGGTGGCCATGGACGGCGGCGTGCGGCCGGAGCCGCTCCGCGCCGTGCTGGAATATTTGTACACGGGGAAGCTGGAGCGGCCCCATGGCGACCTGCGGCAGGTGGGAGCCGTGGCCGAGCTGCTGGAGGTGTTTGACCTGCGCATGATGGTGGCCAACGAGCTCAACCAGGAGAGCTTCATGAACCAGGAGATCACCAAGGCCTTCCACGTGCGCCGCGCCAACCGCGTCAAGGAGTGCCTGGCCAAGGGAGTCTTCGCAGGTAGagggggtggggatggggggctgtggggacgGGAGGGTCACCGCTGTCCCCTCCAGATGTGTCCCCTTCTCCTCGTGCCAGTGTGGGCTATGGTCACCCTGAGCCACTCCCACCActgagggttttggggtcctggaGCCCCCGTGCCACCgtggaggtgctgctggggtCCAGTGGCAGTTCTGGGCTGTGGTGGCCGGTGGCTGCTTGTCCCCAAGGTGTGGCTGTCCCCATGGAAGGGCCGTCCAAGGCATTCTCGTCCTCATGACAGTGGcggtccctgctctgctctgcggTGTCCCAGGGGTGGCTGGCCCAGGGCTGAGGGGGACAAGGGATGTCTGAGGGgtggctgtcccctccctgagctgtcccctgtccccagacGTGGTGTTCCGCGTGGATGACGGGGCGGTGCCGGCGCACAAACCGCTGCTCATCGCCGGCTGCGACTGGATGAGGGCCATGTTCCGGGGGGGATTCCGCGAGAGCTACGCCGACGAGGTGGGGGCCAGGAGGGGAcctggggctctgtggggcagggTGGGCACCGTTGGTTGGGCTCGGGGGGCAGCTCAGACCCCCTGGACACGCGTTTCCTACTTCCCTCTTGCAAGGAGAAAGcggggagctgtgctgggagggtgGTGCTGGGTTGTGGCGTTGTTGcagggctggaggtgctggagggTCCCCCATTCCCTTTTGGGGGTGGCTCTGAgctccccccaaacccctcctggatcccacaggtgtccctgcccggcACCAACTGCGCCTGCCTCCGCGCCGTCCTCGACTTCCTCTACACGGGGGTGTTCACCCCCACGCCCGAGCTGGAcgccatggagctgctgatcctCACGGACCGGCTGTGCCTGCCGCGGCTGCAGGCGCTCACCGGTGAGACCCCCGCGCGCCCCCCCTGACGTCAGCCGCCAATaccccgctgccgccgccgcggggACCCATCGATCGTCCCCGTGTGTCATTCCCTGTCCTTGTGTAAGCGCTGGCGGGGCCCGGCTGGCCCCGGGGAGGCGGGGGGGGCACGTCCCCGGTGTGTGACccccccccgtccccagccccCCGTTTCCCCCCTCTGCCAGAGCAATACGCCGTGGACGAGCTGCTGCGAGCCTTCGTGCAGCGCGTGGAGATCGACGAGCAGGTCATCATCTACCTGGAGATGACGCAGGTAcgggggggctgcagggcaccCCGGGGGGGGAGCACAGGTTCTGAGGTGATGGGgtgacccccccaaaacctccccccaGTTCCACAACGCCCGGCAGCTGGCCGCGTGGTGCCTGCACTACATCTGCACCAACTACAACCGCGTGTGCCGCCGCTTCCCCCGCGAGATGAAGTTCATGTCCCCAGGTACGGGGGGGTGGCCGCGGGCCGGGGGGCGCGGGGAGGGGGTCCCCGCCCTGCCCTGAGCCCCGGGGTGTCCCCGCAGAGAACCAGGCGCACTTTGAGCGGCACCGCTGGCCCCCGGTGTGGTACCTGAAGGAGGAGGATCTGTACCTGCGCTCCAAGAAGGAGCGGGAGCGCGAGGAGCAGCTGCAGCGCAAGCAGCACCCCCGCAGCAAGTGGTGCTTCTGGCGGCCCTCGCCCCCCGTGTCCTGAGTGGGGGGCTCGGGGAAGGGACCCCCgcgtggggctgggggggctcgggAGGGCTGGGAGCCCCTGAGCTGAGCAGGGGGTTCGGCCCCGGGGTCCCCGTgcggggctgggggtccctgtggtgagtggggggctcggggctggggggctcggctgggctgggggtccctgtgTGGAGTGAGGGGGCCTGGGGCTTTTCTAAAGGGCTGGGGGGCTCAGCTGGGCTGAAGGTCCCTGTGTGGAGTGGGGGGCTTGGGCCCAGGGCTCCTGTGCAAGGCTCAGGACCCCCACCCTCAGCTCCAGGGATCCCACACTGGACAGAGGGGCTggaccctgggacccccaccctggccaggagggctgtgcccaggggtcCCCCCGTGCTGAGCCAgggagctcagccccaggacccccaccctgggctgtgGCTCTCagacctgggacccccccccaccACTGAGCCAAGGGCTTGGCCAGGGTGGGGGTCCCCCAAGGGCTTGTTTACCCCCCCACCCCGGCTGTTTACAGGCTCTGCTGGGTCGCAGCCCCCCGGTCCCACCGTGCCTTTCCCCGGCAGGGGGGGGGCCgtgctgagccccctccccccgGCAGGGCCCCCCGCCCCGGCCAACGCTGGTGCTACCTCTGACCGAGCAGtatttggggctgggggggcgcAGGGAGCGGGGGCTCTGCCGCTCCCCCTCTCTTTTCTGGGGGGTCCCCACCCCCGTAAGGGCTCTCTGGTGCTGTATTTTCTCCCCccgtggggtgggggggggccAAGCTGTGagcagggtgggctggggggggagggggtgggtgtggggagggggtccctgggtgctTGTGTGGCTACGAGAGCCCCCGGCTCATCTCCGTGCCTTGGACgggccccccggccccgggctGTGTCCTGGGGGGGATCATTGTCCTCGTCCCTGTCCCGGGGGGGGGACAattgtccctgtcccagtcctGGGGGGGATCATTGTCCTTGTCCCGGGTTGGGATcattgtccctgtcccaggttGGGATcattgtccctgtcccagtcctGGGGGGATCATTGTCCCTGTCCCGGGTTGGGATcattgtccctgtcccaggttGGGATCATTGTCCCTGTCCCGGGTTGGGAtcattgtccctgtccccgggctgtgtccccaccccGGAGTAAAGGGGGGTGGGCACTGTCCCGACCCCCGGGCTGAACTGCACAACCGTTTTTACACTTTTTTACCCCAGGAGCACAGCGGCCCCACCCCCGGCCTCGGGGCTCCCCCCACCTCAGCAGCGGCTGTTTTAACCTTTAATAAAGCTTTTTGTAACAGAGCCCGACTCTGCTGTGCCCTTCCCCCCAGGAAGGAGTGAAATGGGGGGGGGGATTCACTGGGGTGTGTTTATTGGGGGGGTACAGAGCACAGGGGGGGTGAGGACCTGACCCACGCGCTGGGGGGGACACGAGTGGGACATAAAGGGAGTGGGGTCATTTTTGGATCCCCCATTCCCCTCTCCCGGCCTCGCAgggccctgggagcagggcctgGGGTCACCTCAGCTCCCatggaggggtcaggggggctggaggggtcctggggatgTCCCTggggtcctgctgcagctgctgctgctgtttccagcccCGGAGCACAGCTGGGGCCTCCAACATCTGGCCAGTGGCCATGGGACTGCAGCATCCcacggggatttggggtgctgtgggggGTTGGGATGCAGGATCCCCCCAGGTTCCCCGTGTTCCCGTGGCCTCTCTCCCCGCTTTTCACCCTCCCCGGTAGCCGTGGCCGGCGGGTGCTGCACCCTGGGACGCTGGGCTGGGCTCGGGGCTCTCCCGGCCGGAGCAGCAGGTAGCACAGGTTTCCCGGGATCCTCCCGTCTGGGCCGGGTCTGTTCCCAGCCACGCCACCCTCCGGGAAGGGTGGGAATCCACGGGAGGATCCCGGAGCCCGGGGGAGCCATGGGAGGATCCcggggagcagctcccagccctcgGGAGGGCTTTGGGCAGGGGGGGGAGGATCCTGGCTGGGCTCCCCCCACACATCCCCACGGAGCTGGAGAGGGGTCTGTGCTCACCCCTCAGCCACGGCCGCGCTGCCGGAGCGTCCCGGCGTTCCCGACATTCCTGGTGTTCCCGacattcccggttttcccggtattcccggtgTTCTCAGGCCGGGCCGTAGCAGAGGATCTCGCTCAGGTCGTAGCCGGTGACAGCGAAGGTGTCCCCAGCAGGGTCACAGAACCGGGCACCACAAACCTGTGTGTCCGTCACGCACTCGGCGTGGCAGTGCTGGAT
Encoded proteins:
- the LOC131578772 gene encoding rho-related BTB domain-containing protein 2-like isoform X1, which gives rise to MDPDVDYERPNVETIKCVVVGDNAVGKTRLICARACNATLSQYRLLATHVPTVWAIDQYRVCQEVLERSRDVVDEVSVSLRLWDTFGDHHKDRRFAYGRSDVVVLCFSLANPNSLRHVKTMWYPEIKHFCPRTPIVLVGCQLDLRYADLDAVNRARRPLAKPIKPSDILPPERGHEVAQELGVPYYETSVVAQFGVKDVFDNAIRAALVSRRHLQFWKSHLRKMQRPLLQAPFLPPKPPPPLIQVPDAPPGLGGGPAALFRAPLCADVVFQLQGGHRVFAHRVYLATACSRFYDLFTLEGPPETLSEGDGGTRDLSSWGRGFLSLRWELVADPVAGRERRMAAVAMDGGVRPEPLRAVLEYLYTGKLERPHGDLRQVGAVAELLEVFDLRMMVANELNQESFMNQEITKAFHVRRANRVKECLAKGVFADVVFRVDDGAVPAHKPLLIAGCDWMRAMFRGGFRESYADEVSLPGTNCACLRAVLDFLYTGVFTPTPELDAMELLILTDRLCLPRLQALTAPRFPPLPEQYAVDELLRAFVQRVEIDEQVIIYLEMTQFHNARQLAAWCLHYICTNYNRVCRRFPREMKFMSPENQAHFERHRWPPVWYLKEEDLYLRSKKEREREEQLQRKQHPRSKWCFWRPSPPVS
- the LOC131578772 gene encoding rho-related BTB domain-containing protein 2-like isoform X2, which translates into the protein MDPDVDYERPNVETIKCVVVGDNAVGKTRLICARACNATLSQYRLLATHVPTVWAIDQYRVCQEVLERSRDVVDEVSVSLRLWDTFGDHHKDRRFAYGRSDVVVLCFSLANPNSLRHVKTMWYPEIKHFCPRTPIVLVGCQLDLRYADLDAVNRARRPLAKPIKPSDILPPERGHEVAQELGVPYYETSVVAQFGVKDVFDNAIRAALVSRRHLQFWKSHLRKMQRPLLQAPFLPPKPPPPLIQVPDAPPGLGGGPAALFRAPLCADVVFQLQGGHRVFAHRVYLATACSRFYDLFTLEGPPETLSEGDGGTRDLSSWGRGFLSLRWELVADPVAGRERRMAAVAMDGGVRPEPLRAVLEYLYTGKLERPHGDLRQVGAVAELLEVFDLRMMVANELNQESFMNQEITKAFHVRRANRVKECLAKGVFADVVFRVDDGAVPAHKPLLIAGCDWMRAMFRGGFRESYADEVSLPGTNCACLRAVLDFLYTGVFTPTPELDAMELLILTDRLCLPRLQALTEQYAVDELLRAFVQRVEIDEQVIIYLEMTQFHNARQLAAWCLHYICTNYNRVCRRFPREMKFMSPENQAHFERHRWPPVWYLKEEDLYLRSKKEREREEQLQRKQHPRSKWCFWRPSPPVS